TTATTGTATGGATAATTATGAATAATATGTATATAACTATGTATAATGAATGTATATTCCATGTATACTGACTGAGAAAAGTAAACAGTAAATCTGACTGGCTATGAGGGAACATTATTTTTGTAATCTCCTTCGCTAGCTATTACACAATAACATTTGTTCTTCTTCTCGCATTGCTTGGTATGATTCATCATCTCAATCTAATTCTTAATCTACTCGCTATATATACTCTTGACATATAAAACCCTATGGAAAGATAAATGTGTAAgttatttgagttttactgttcTCATGCTTGATAAAAAAAAGTTTTATTATTCTATTGTAGAGCAAAGGGGACCATGAATCCCAAAGTGAATTATGCTTGTTTGTAGTACCAACTTAATTTACTATGGGGAATTGTTTAGTTACCTTTTCAAATAGCAATCCTTTTCAAATAATTGTGTGGCATGTCCTCAATGATATTGGTCTTAGCTGAATATTTCGCGCTATTAATAAATGGACACCTCTTTGCCCCTTCAGCTCCTTCTTCTCCATCTTTTCTTCACACTAAGAACATcataattcttcaattttgaaagcttaaattcTTGTTTGGGTTTCAAAATTCGAAGTTAATGGTTAACTACTGTTAAATTGTTCCAATATTGATTATTTATGCTTAAACTTTTAGTTTAAATACTAATTTAgtgatttattttaaaaatctcaaaactcatgTTAGTCCTTAGAAAttattgaagaagacaaagtgaTTTTTCTTAATTTGGAGTTATTTGACTAAATTAGTGATTGGGATCGTTTGTGTTGCTATTTGGAGGCTTTGTTTCAAATTCGAGATCATTTGGAGTAGATTCAGGGTGGTTTGATCAAAAATGAAATCGCAAATTCGAAGAACATATTTttgaacaaaaaagaaaaatttcgtCTATCAAATAAATTTTGATGAATAATTTAACAGATAGGTAGATTTCAGATAGCACAAAGTTAAGCCAATCTGATAGAGTTTGGTGAACAAAGGAACAGGCACAAAATCATGCCAACCGGGTATAACTTGTGAATAATTAACAATATAAGTAGAGTAAATATAGTATAAACTCCACCGTGCcggtaaaaaaaaaaactaaagagtTGCGGGGTCCGGATGTCATTTTGTAAATATATTAAAAAACAAGGATAATATTTAAAGAACAACCTCTTATAGAGTCATTCATATTAATCACCCGGTCCTTTTCTACGGAGAtgccttttaaaaaaaaaatttcttccaAAACCCGATATAATAGATTTAGCCAATTCGATTATTTTTCTCACAAACACCAGTTCTATGTTTAAAAAAGCAACATAAAAACTGGTTGTTGTTTGCAGATCACAACGTACACAAACCCCAATAGTGATATAAAGCATGATAAAATCAAGGTAACATCAAAACCAAAGGAAAAGCAAATAATATTGAGTGGAGAAGAGAGGAAACGGGGCTTAAAACATGCATGAGCACAGTTTATCCTTTTCTAAGAAAAGGACTTCACTTCACCGTATATTGTCCCACCACCCATATGtatctttttatttataataatataataataggGTTGTGAGTACCAACTTCTAGCTTCAATCGGTGCCTTTATTGCATATATAGGATGATACTTCCCATCCTCCTTTGTCCTTTGGGTCAAGTCCCACACACTCTATTTTCCATGTTTCTACAACCCCACCTCTTTGTGTTTTTTTATGATAATAATGATGCACCAATCAGTTTGTGTGCACATTGGCGATACCATTGAATACCTTGTTTTATACCTGGATCTGAGGAGGGTGGTGTGTACGTAAATATTACCTCTACTTTTAAGAAAGTAGAAAGATGTTTCCGGTAGACCCTTAGCtcaggaaagataaaaggaagagGCAACAAGTAAAATCGAAGCGAAAATACCAGACTAACACTAATTAATGCAATCAGAAAACtgaaatgaaagaaacaataagtAATAACAAAAATCGGGGAATACGAAATAACATGACTGACAACAAGAAAACATTAATTCTCACCACTACGTCATTTGCTAGTAAattaaaatagcacgggctagccattTTTCGGACTGGTAATCGAAAAATAGTCAGTGTTTGCGAAATTATTAAaaaacacggaaagttccagcataatatacgggATTATGAACCtcctgcgtataaacttccagcatattatattggaactccagcacatgaaaaattccagcataatatgcgggattatgaagctcctgcatataaactttcagcatattataaTGGATTATGCTAGaagctcatatgtaaaaaattagaactccagcatattatgctggaatattttcggatttttaaagAGTATTTTGCTtaaattttatctttacatgaaaagtgactaatttcgattacttttaaaattgtggcTATGTTTCAATTACCAGCTGTAAATATTACTATTTTTGATTTTTACCCCATTTGCTACTTATTAATAAGGGTCCGTTATTTAGATTAAATCAAAAGACCAAAACGAACATTTTTTGTTATTTGGTTTGAGTTTGTGGTTTTTTCGTTTAATGTTGGGTGAATGattttaaaatttggtttttggttttaagaaaataatatatatattatttttatgtaaaaaatatttgattcttaGTATGGTTAGTAAAGAAATCAGCTAGCATTAAATATTATTAGGATTTAGGTGTGCAAGCTTATCCTAGTGTACTTGTTATTATGTTATAGGAGACCATGACTATTTAACTATCTCATCAAGCATGTATTACTATCTTATTAATGGCGTTCATTATTTTAATCATGTGAATTGAATACAAAAAATTTAAGCGATTTGACATTACTACCTCTCATTTTTATACTTAATCATAAATATAATTGTTCGATTATATTAAATTTATATTATCTTATATGACATAACAGAATAACCGAAAAatcaaactgaaaaaaaaaattgtattggTTCGAATTGGATGgcaaatttttttaaatataaaatcaaaaaacCAAAACCGAATAATGCTAAAATAACATGAAAAAACGAATGCATGCCCATACTCATTAATGTCATCCTCCATAACGCAATGACTCTAAATCCTCTTCCAATGTGCTATCAAAATGTAGATGTTTATAAACCAAAAACCTCAAGAATTCTTCACAGCTATTTTACAGCTTAAAATTACCTACTAAATTTTCAGTTTAGTATACATTAAGGACTTGGAAATAGAAATTGAAAGATAGTTACAATAATTACAATAAGCAACTTTCTAGCAAAGTTATAAGGTAGAATTAATCAGGCATTTCTTCTCATTAAGTAAAAGTTTGAAGAAATGCCAATATTACAAAAGGAGCAGAATACCTTGACAGGTTAAGAGATATCTAGTAGTCGAGAGTAGCAACAGACATGATGCCAGAGGTCATATTCCTAGATTCCGAGCGATTTGCAAAGTCATCACAGCTATTATTTGATGACCTAGACATGGATACTGAGTTCAAAAGCTCGAGACCTTGTCTTCCCATCTGCTGCACGTCGTGAGGTGAGAGTATTTTAATACACCATACGCTGTTGACGAACTCCCTGAAAGGCAAGGAAATATAATGTACCTCAGTTAGAGCAAGCCTtgacaacaacaacccagtataatcccactagtggggtctggggagggtagtgtgtacgcagaccttacccctaccctgtggtagagaggctgtttccgatagaccctcggctccatccctccaagaactccccaccttgctcttgggatgactcgaactcacaacctcttgattggaagCGGAGGGtgttcaccactagagcaacccaatCTTGTCTTAGAGCAAGCCTTGAATCTTGGCAAAATTACTTTTTTACATACTATGGGGATGGGAATAGAAGAGTTACTCGAATGTCAGACAAACTTGCGAAAACAAAATGAATGTTGAAGTCACTATCCCTTCTTGATTCAACTAGTTATTCCTACTCCCTCTGTGCCAATTTTTGTGACGATGTTTGACTTggcacggaatttaagaaagaaaggaaaactacCGAAACGTGTCGAAAACAAGTCATAGATATTTGTAAGGCTATAAATtatctcattaaggataaagtagtaagtttaaagttaaattgtttctaaataagaAAGTATGGCATTCTTTTTGCATAAATTGGGACAGGGGGAGTAGTTGTTTGTGAAGTTCCTGTGAGTTAGTTATGGTTGAAACATGAAAGTGCACATTAGCTCTGGTCAGGCAAGAAAGGTTCTTAAAAAGAGAAGCAAGGATAAGAACTCACGGCCAGGGATCGTCACCGAGGAGAAGCACATCATTCTCCCTGTCAACAAATACAAGCTGCCAGCCTGATCTCAAAGGATCCTCCAGTAAGCCTTCAAGGCCAAACATCCGTGCAAGCTCACTTCGCAGCTCATGGTAGCTGCTAAACTTGGTGATGTCTAATGACCTTCCGAAGGACCCTGATTTATAGACCTGCATAATAGACAAACGAGATTACGAACAATGAAagcaaaatttaaacaaacaaaAGCATGCTTCTTTGCAGTATTGCACAAAAATATATCTACTAAAACAGAAGACCGGATTTTCCACATCATCTCCACAAGGCTATCACCTTTATCCTCTGCGTCCCCACCTCCCCCTCCGAAATTTATCCATGTGATTCCTCATCTCCTTATTCTAGTATAAAATGTAATTTGGctatattagaaaaataaatgTTGCTACCTCTCATGGAATTTGTCCTGGAAATCGTGACATAATTATATTGATAAGAGGGGAATCTACATACCATTCACCAGCGACCCCATGCCCCAACCCCCGggaaatgaaacaaaaatgcAAGGAGTCATGGGGTGCTTGGCCAGGGTATGTTCCCCCATAAGACAAATAAAAAAGTTGCTAGTATTTACACGAAGGCAAATTACCTTAACAAAGGTGTTATGTGGGCTTTCTTGTCCCGCATTTTCAGAAGTCTGTGTGAAACCTGGTACATTAATGCAACCAGAGAGTGCCATAACTGGATTTTGAGAAAAATCATTGCCCGCATTACTTAGGTAGTTGGAAGAAGCAAAGGGCACATTTGTTGACTCACAATCGCTAACAACTCCCCTAAGGCTTCGCATATCGCTCTGCATAAGAGATGGGGAATCTATATTGAACCCAAACAAAAGATGATTGTGGGGATCATTGTTCCCTTCTTGACCTACGGGGCAGTCCCTACCTGGGAACGTTGGCAAAGAAAGAGCATTTTGAGATACATTTTTGTTGGGTGTTCCCGACTGATCAATGTAGGGTGACATACGCTGTGAAGATGCAGAAGGAAGAACAGGATCGACAGCCACCCTCTTTGGTGGCCATCCGGTAGGAGATAGTAAGGAGCTCGATCTAGGAACACTGACAAGCTGGGATGGTTCATCCCGGGTAACTGCACCCGATAGGCTGTGCAGTGGATTAACAATTGAGTTGGTGGAATGATTCACATTTGTGTCAGTGAAGCTTTCCTGTTGCGTAGAACAGAATGCTTGCAATGATGTCTGTTGTGATTGAGAGCTCGAGTCCAGCTGTCTAATTGCTTGCTGTTGCTGCAGAGGAGGCTGCTGCTCCTGAGGagattgttgttgctgctgatgGATAGTGTTGGATGAATTTTGATGCAGCATTTGTTGCTGAAAAATATGAGGCTGCGATACAGGTTGCACTTGGGACTGGCCCTGTGCCATGCTCGGCAGAAACGCTGTTTGGCCTTGAGACTGTTGAAATAACTGTGGATATAGTAGTCCGGAAGTGCTGTTGGTGACACCATTGGATTGCTGAAGTTGCAGAAGCGAAGTGAGAGCCTGTTTAGAGGGATCCACAGACCTCAAATCTTGAAGGGCACCAGCAGCCATAGCTTGATAAATATCCATTTGCATTCCACCTATTGGGACGTCAATTCTGGGTTGCATCCAAGGTGTGACTCCAATTCCCTGAAAATTGATAGATTGGGTTCCACCATCTCCAACATCACGGAGCCACATCATAGGATTCATTACCATGTCATCATCCTTCATCCCTTCATGCAATAATATAGAGAATGAAAACACATTAGATCAAGTCAATACAGTTCCCCCAACTAACCAACCCGAAGCTTCAGACAGATAAAAACAATGTGATGGGGAAAGGGGTCGAATCCTAATACCACTTAATGCCGGGAATCCAGGAGGCCATGATCGCTTGAGTCTCAGAGGAAATGGCGATGGATACATAGGGAATGTTGTTAAAGGTTCGACTTCCCATAGGGAAACTCTTGGTTGCCTTTCCCCAGCTGTAGACTCGTCCCAGCCAACCTGAATGAACAGATTCAAGCTTCATTAACACAttgcaataacaacaacaaccccgtGGAaccccacaagtggggtctggggagggtagtgagtacgcacaccttacccctaccccgagggagtagagaggctgtttccgaaagaccctcggcgaagacgaaaagagacaaatacatcagtaccatcaacagaaaccatagaaataataacagcgacataagaaccagaaaatatatgaaaagcaataacaataacaagtAAATAAGGCATTAACACATGGCAATAGATATTAGTATTTTGAAGATGCATGATTTAAGCAATGATTAGCATACCTTAACTGAACGCCAATGTGAGTTTGGCCAACGAACAGGATCCAAATCACCTATGCCAGTTATAGTGCCCATGTAACTGAAATACAAGGTGAATACTCAGATGTCGAACTTGAGTTCCCACAACTTTTAACTCAGTGTTAAGGCATCCTtgcaagtaccaagaacaagaaTATGAACCACAAATAAAATAAGTGTGATAACCTACCGACGAACACTAGATTCTTCAGTTTCAAATAACATTCTGAAGCGCATGCCTACAGAAATGCGAGTATGATACACTGCTTTGACATACTTGGCAAGAGGTACAACAAAGTCTGAAGGACAAGACCTATATCAATGCATGCCAGCCAAAAGTTAGAATATAACTACTATGTGAGTAATAGGTTGATCATTTTACAAAGGCACAAACCTCGGATTATAAAAAATGGTGAATCTGCTATTAGTTGCTGCTGCATGAGCTGCAGCAGCCAAAAGACCCAAATGCATGCTGTCACTTGATAAAACTGAAGACGGCATCACAGTTTGGGACCGATTGGCACGTCGAATACCAAGAAATAATTGATTCTTCTCATTCCTACAAAAAAGAAAGCATGACAATTTTAAATATTGTCTACGCTATACACGACTGGTCTAATTTAGAAATGATAAAGTGACTCTGGAgacaagaaaataaaacaaaaagtaatTTCACTGAGCAAAAAATCATTGACCTTAACACTTAATTGGCTGTTTAACATGTGTGACAAAGTAGAAATCTTCACTTAATTGGCAATTAACATGTGTGACAACAGTAGAAATCTTATATATAGTTTACTGAGGAATTTGATTAACTCAAGGATTTGAAACTAAATTCAGCAGTATCTATTTGGAGAACCACAAATCCGTTCAAAAGGCTCAGTAATCTCGAGCATTATTATCCAAGTTGCAAAGTTAGGACCACTTATGTCAAAGTGCtgttaaaagcaaaagaaagagaaCATGCGATCTTTTCCTGACAGCCTACCAGATGAAAATGATTGAATCACCAGCAACAAGTCTTTTTGCACTTACAAACACACTCCAACCAGTTGTAAGAAGATGCCTCTTCGGCTGACCTGTCACAAGAACAAAAGCAACAAGTATCTATGAGAAGGAAGCTTTGCCAAATTTACTATTACTCAGTGAACAATATGTATATTTTGGCTAAGGTAGTATCTTAGAAGTATGACACTTATATCAAGAACTCACCCCTGAAAATATGTCTAAATTTCCACTCATTGTCATGCAGATCCCTAGCGATCAACTCTTGTACAGGAGGCTGCTGAGAGAAGTCCTGAATATTGAAGTCATTGCATCAATAGACGCTTCAAAAGGTTAAAAAAAAGACCTCGGTAATTCATCATCTGATGTCACAGAAACTAAGAATGCGTTGTTACCAATGGAGGAAAAACTTTCTCTGCTGCACGGCGAGGTACTGAAAATCCACCATGAGTACTTGTGTCACTTGCTGTCAATGTTTTACAGAAGTAATTTGTTGGCTGTTTACTCGGGGTACCCAAATCTAAAGGAAGGAAAGATGCCTCCTTTTGCTCTTCCtgcaatgaaagaaaataaaggcattCCAAAAATCAGGACGCAAACAGAAACTAGAAATTCAGGACAATTTTCTATTACAGAGTTTACATACAGGGCTCAAAGGTTGCAAGGTCATTTGAGCGTAAACCTCATCAGTCTCCACATCAGCCTGAATTGTATCAGAATTAAATTCTTTAAATGGAGCAATAATACAATTCAAACTCAGAGATTTGCTTCTAATAAGTGATAAGGCAACGAAAAAAACAGGCTACTTACGTGCATGGTCACATTGTGAAGCTGGCAAATAAGTTGTGGGGCCAGGCTTGGGTAATTCGGAATATGAGCCTCAGCTTCCTTGTTTGTTGATGCAGTAACCTGCAAAGTAGATCATTCAAAGTAAAGATTTCCACTTTAGTATTATATTAGTTCATAAATTAGGCACAATCCACAGATGCAATCCAAAGTCTTAGAAAAGCTAACAGTTGATTCCTTCTTCAGAAAAACTATAACtttaaagaaaaacaacaacaacaacaagacgGCCTTTAAGTTTCAAATGAGATTGGTTCATATTAGTAGACAATGTTTGTTCTGCTTTGCAGATCATCTCAAAATAAAGCACTACCGAAAAGAGAATGAGAATAACCGCCATCCTAGAAAGACATCTAGGAGTGCACTGGgcagtggcgaagccagaaatTCCCTCAAGGGTGTTTAACTTGAAAGAAGTGAAGAAAGTTCcccgacaaagggtgttcaatatatgttatatacctctaaaacatAATATTTTACCGTTATACATAGTGCAATTTTTCGATAAATTGACCACTCTTAAGACAATGTAGCTTCGCCCTTGGCATTGGGAGTTATAAATGCTCATAAACACCAGTAAAGAAATCTAGGATGATAGAAATAGACCTGCTCACTATGCCCTTGGGGGAAATACACCACTCTGCTTCCAACAGCTGGTAGGGAAACAAGAGGTCCCGCGCATGCGTGCCAAAGCTCAGAATTCAAACATTTATTCTCCCCTGCAATTCAAATCACATTGAGAACATAAATTCTTCAAGAACTAGATcagcaaaattcttattttcctCTTATAGAGAGATTGAAGATCAAGAAAGTATTTCgaaacatttttaaaaaaagaatattCAAAAGATTGATCCATATAGCCGACCCCAACTTGCTCGGAATTGAGGCGCAGTTGTAGTCTTAAGTTAAAAAGATTCCGGTTATAGAAAGGTAGGGAAAAAGGATGTTAAGttatgttgcgcggactctccaaaataaTGTTGCACCCCTGTCCGatctatttttggaggatccaacaCGCAACCGGCAACATTtacggagagtccgagcaacatagatgTTAAGCATACCAAGCTCAAAGCTATCAAAAAACTCACTCATGATAATAAGAACCAGGTGATCCATAAGAGAAAAAGGTATGGTAAAAAATCAATATAAAGTTGAAAGAGCAAGGGTGAACATCTGTACAGCAATTCTGTAGACTGATCTCAAACTGAAAGCAACTTGTAGATAAAAGAAATGAATATAAAGAAACATTAGAATTAAAATAAATAGAGGAAAGGACATGTGAaagaaaattaaagcaagaataaaagagaaaaggaGATAGATTTATGACATCTCAATTATGCTTAAACAGACAAGTTCTTATATGCAACTTAAAGAAGAAGATCAGCTAAGTTTCTAAAGGAAGTAACACATATTGCAACATtctcttacaacaacaacaacaaaaaatcagtGAAATCCCACAAATGGGATCTGGGGAGGTCAGTGTGCAGACAGATCTACACCTGGCCTAGGGAGGCAGATAAGCTATTTTCGAGAGACTCTCGGCTCGAGTAAGAATAGAAACAagcaaatatcaacaacaaaggACAGAAAAATGATATCAACACTGTATAAACCGGAAAAATAGATGGAAGAAAGCAATAGCGGCAGAAAAATGATATTGCAACATTCTCTTAAAGATTGAAAATGACAACTTTACCTTCAGGAGACTGCTGATTGGAACCAGCAGAAGAAAGCCTCATTTCTGCAGCTTCAATCCTTATTCTACTTAATTTGAAGCCACCACAAATAAAAAAGGACCTAAGAAAAGCTAAATCCACAGCACAAATAAAGAAAATTCTTGTACTCAAAACATCCAAAAATAGCTTCAACTTTATCCCATTCAACCCAAGACAAAACTCAACGCTAGTGAATTACAGCGAGTGAAATATCAACCAAAACCTGTTTCACTACAGAGTACAAAAGCTTTCAGCTTCATCAAATACcaacttaaaatcttaaataaaaATCCAGTCTTTACACAAGAAAGATCCAAATTACAAGCTTTAAACTACCAGAATTCAACTCAGGAAAACTCCAAATACAAAACCCATAATTTTCTTCTCATAATTCAGCAGAAAATGCCCACCAAATTTGCATTTGAACCTCATTCATTCATATTACCTAACATCACAAGCTCTTATTATGAAAAATACATGTACTTAGTAACTCCAAAAAAGAGTATATACGTTCAAAATATGTATGTATAATGGTAGAAATAGCTAAGGTCGGAAATTTTGAGGTAATGAATGATGCTGAAAAGTGACAGCAAAAGGAAGTGGGGAGAGGCAATAACAACTACTACTATATACTATATACTCCTTTGAAGTATGTGTACTGTATATGTCTTCTCTCTCTTTACTCTTCTCTTGTCTACAATGGATTGAAGTTGTATACAGTTTATATTTCTTTCACTACCAATAATTCAATGGAGTGTAACATATTATAACACATAG
This DNA window, taken from Nicotiana tabacum cultivar K326 chromosome 15, ASM71507v2, whole genome shotgun sequence, encodes the following:
- the LOC107774783 gene encoding auxin response factor 6 isoform X2, translating into MRLSSAGSNQQSPEGENKCLNSELWHACAGPLVSLPAVGSRVVYFPQGHSEQVTASTNKEAEAHIPNYPSLAPQLICQLHNVTMHADVETDEVYAQMTLQPLSPEEQKEASFLPLDLGTPSKQPTNYFCKTLTASDTSTHGGFSVPRRAAEKVFPPLDFSQQPPVQELIARDLHDNEWKFRHIFRGQPKRHLLTTGWSVFVSAKRLVAGDSIIFIWNEKNQLFLGIRRANRSQTVMPSSVLSSDSMHLGLLAAAAHAAATNSRFTIFYNPRSCPSDFVVPLAKYVKAVYHTRISVGMRFRMLFETEESSVRRYMGTITGIGDLDPVRWPNSHWRSVKVGWDESTAGERQPRVSLWEVEPLTTFPMYPSPFPLRLKRSWPPGFPALSGMKDDDMVMNPMMWLRDVGDGGTQSINFQGIGVTPWMQPRIDVPIGGMQMDIYQAMAAGALQDLRSVDPSKQALTSLLQLQQSNGVTNSTSGLLYPQLFQQSQGQTAFLPSMAQGQSQVQPVSQPHIFQQQMLHQNSSNTIHQQQQQSPQEQQPPLQQQQAIRQLDSSSQSQQTSLQAFCSTQQESFTDTNVNHSTNSIVNPLHSLSGAVTRDEPSQLVSVPRSSSLLSPTGWPPKRVAVDPVLPSASSQRMSPYIDQSGTPNKNVSQNALSLPTFPGRDCPVGQEGNNDPHNHLLFGFNIDSPSLMQSDMRSLRGVVSDCESTNVPFASSNYLSNAGNDFSQNPVMALSGCINVPGFTQTSENAGQESPHNTFVKVYKSGSFGRSLDITKFSSYHELRSELARMFGLEGLLEDPLRSGWQLVFVDRENDVLLLGDDPWPEFVNSVWCIKILSPHDVQQMGRQGLELLNSVSMSRSSNNSCDDFANRSESRNMTSGIMSVATLDY
- the LOC107774783 gene encoding auxin response factor 6 isoform X1; translation: MRLSSAGSNQQSPEGENKCLNSELWHACAGPLVSLPAVGSRVVYFPQGHSEQVTASTNKEAEAHIPNYPSLAPQLICQLHNVTMHADVETDEVYAQMTLQPLSPEEQKEASFLPLDLGTPSKQPTNYFCKTLTASDTSTHGGFSVPRRAAEKVFPPLDFSQQPPVQELIARDLHDNEWKFRHIFRGQPKRHLLTTGWSVFVSAKRLVAGDSIIFIWNEKNQLFLGIRRANRSQTVMPSSVLSSDSMHLGLLAAAAHAAATNSRFTIFYNPRSCPSDFVVPLAKYVKAVYHTRISVGMRFRMLFETEESSVRRYMGTITGIGDLDPVRWPNSHWRSVKGLSETASLLPRGRGKVGWDESTAGERQPRVSLWEVEPLTTFPMYPSPFPLRLKRSWPPGFPALSGMKDDDMVMNPMMWLRDVGDGGTQSINFQGIGVTPWMQPRIDVPIGGMQMDIYQAMAAGALQDLRSVDPSKQALTSLLQLQQSNGVTNSTSGLLYPQLFQQSQGQTAFLPSMAQGQSQVQPVSQPHIFQQQMLHQNSSNTIHQQQQQSPQEQQPPLQQQQAIRQLDSSSQSQQTSLQAFCSTQQESFTDTNVNHSTNSIVNPLHSLSGAVTRDEPSQLVSVPRSSSLLSPTGWPPKRVAVDPVLPSASSQRMSPYIDQSGTPNKNVSQNALSLPTFPGRDCPVGQEGNNDPHNHLLFGFNIDSPSLMQSDMRSLRGVVSDCESTNVPFASSNYLSNAGNDFSQNPVMALSGCINVPGFTQTSENAGQESPHNTFVKVYKSGSFGRSLDITKFSSYHELRSELARMFGLEGLLEDPLRSGWQLVFVDRENDVLLLGDDPWPEFVNSVWCIKILSPHDVQQMGRQGLELLNSVSMSRSSNNSCDDFANRSESRNMTSGIMSVATLDY